In the genome of Desulfofarcimen acetoxidans DSM 771, one region contains:
- a CDS encoding oligopeptide/dipeptide ABC transporter ATP-binding protein: protein MSLLEINNITKTFSLGNKFLKTNQSIAAVKDISLSLEEGCCLGIVGESGCGKTTLGKIILGLEKPERGEVFFLGKDIYQTTGRELKELRRNLQVVFQDSLSAVNPRLPIGKIISEPIRNYRKLTPSEEKKQVLELLEIVGLSPADIDKYPHQFSGGQIQRVTIARAIALKPKLIVLDEAVASLDMSVQAQILNLLLDLKEEFKLSYIFISHDILAVNYISDRLAVMYMGKVVELIEDIRLIDELRHPYSIKLLSSVLSDHPRHRKKLSSSFDEPAISENGSYGCSYFTRCEKASVLCREQTPLLSSLKEKHKVACPYCTR, encoded by the coding sequence ATGAGCTTGCTTGAGATAAATAATATTACCAAAACCTTCAGTCTCGGCAACAAGTTCTTGAAAACCAATCAAAGCATTGCCGCGGTAAAGGATATTTCCTTAAGCCTGGAAGAAGGTTGTTGTCTTGGTATCGTGGGTGAAAGCGGTTGTGGTAAAACTACACTGGGTAAAATAATACTCGGTTTGGAAAAGCCTGAACGGGGCGAAGTTTTCTTTCTGGGCAAAGACATCTACCAAACAACCGGCCGGGAACTTAAGGAACTGCGCCGCAACTTGCAGGTGGTTTTTCAAGACAGCTTGAGTGCAGTTAATCCCAGGCTGCCAATTGGCAAAATAATCAGTGAGCCTATCAGAAACTACCGGAAACTGACCCCTTCGGAAGAAAAAAAACAGGTACTAGAGCTTTTGGAAATTGTAGGCTTAAGTCCTGCTGATATAGACAAATATCCTCACCAGTTCAGCGGTGGCCAAATACAGAGGGTAACTATAGCCAGAGCAATCGCATTAAAACCAAAATTAATTGTGCTGGATGAAGCGGTAGCCAGTTTGGATATGTCGGTTCAAGCACAGATTTTAAACCTTTTACTGGATTTAAAAGAAGAATTCAAGCTTTCCTATATATTTATTTCGCATGATATATTAGCAGTAAATTATATATCTGACAGACTGGCAGTGATGTATATGGGCAAAGTTGTCGAGTTAATCGAAGATATAAGATTAATAGATGAATTGCGGCACCCTTATAGTATCAAATTATTGTCCTCTGTGTTATCAGATCACCCACGTCACAGAAAGAAATTGAGTTCAAGTTTTGATGAGCCGGCTATTAGCGAAAACGGCAGCTATGGCTGCAGCTATTTTACCAGGTGTGAGAAAGCCAGCGTCCTTTGCCGTGAACAAACACCATTACTAAGTTCCTTAAAAGAAAAACATAAAGTAGCCTGCCCATACTGCACTCGTTAA
- a CDS encoding ABC transporter ATP-binding protein — MTLQPVLSVENLHAHIPTAAGTIRAVNGISFRIWPGKVLGLMGESGCGKSITCLSVLGLLNGAGKIIKGKIRLKDRDILSLPTEELRKLRGNEISMIMQNPMSSFDPIVSIGQQFIETIRNHKKVTKREAITTALECLRQVELPCPEDLFNRYPFQMSGGMLQRVMIAIAIASNPAVLIADEPTTALDVTVQQRILGQLVKVQEKYNTGILLVSHDLKVIAQMADEVAVMYCGYIVEKGPAMKIFDHPLHPYTRALLASRPGLQKARLKPIKGQPPALIDLKDICPFFERCDEANKACLEYKVYLTRYAPDHFVSCLKYASNQEVVLYELA, encoded by the coding sequence ATGACTTTACAGCCTGTTTTATCTGTAGAAAATTTACATGCACATATACCTACTGCTGCAGGGACGATCAGAGCAGTAAACGGTATCAGTTTCCGGATCTGGCCCGGTAAAGTGCTGGGCTTGATGGGAGAAAGCGGTTGTGGAAAAAGCATTACTTGTTTATCTGTTTTAGGCCTTTTAAACGGTGCGGGGAAAATTATCAAGGGAAAAATAAGACTTAAGGATAGGGATATTTTGAGTTTGCCAACTGAGGAATTAAGAAAATTACGGGGAAACGAAATCAGCATGATTATGCAAAATCCAATGAGCAGCTTCGATCCCATAGTATCTATTGGTCAGCAGTTTATTGAAACAATCAGAAACCATAAAAAAGTAACAAAGAGGGAAGCCATAACTACGGCGCTTGAATGTTTACGGCAGGTAGAACTGCCTTGCCCCGAAGACTTATTCAACCGTTATCCTTTTCAAATGAGCGGCGGAATGCTCCAGAGAGTAATGATTGCCATAGCCATTGCTTCAAATCCAGCAGTCTTAATTGCCGACGAACCTACCACTGCTCTGGACGTCACAGTGCAGCAGCGGATACTGGGTCAATTGGTGAAAGTTCAGGAGAAGTATAATACGGGAATATTGTTGGTTTCTCATGATTTGAAAGTGATTGCCCAAATGGCAGATGAAGTAGCAGTTATGTACTGTGGATATATTGTTGAAAAAGGACCTGCTATGAAAATATTTGATCATCCTCTGCACCCTTACACCCGTGCACTGCTGGCTTCAAGGCCGGGTTTGCAAAAAGCCAGGCTAAAACCCATTAAGGGTCAACCGCCGGCCTTAATAGATTTAAAAGACATATGCCCTTTTTTCGAAAGATGCGATGAAGCAAATAAAGCTTGTTTGGAATATAAGGTATATTTAACACGGTATGCCCCGGATCATTTTGTAAGCTGCCTTAAATATGCTTCAAATCAAGAGGTAGTGCTATATGAGCTTGCTTGA
- the nikC gene encoding nickel ABC transporter permease subunit NikC, producing MFMQIHLQKLFQHKPAILSIIIIVFLFFTGILAPLIAPHDPNLVNLEQKLEAPSREFPMGTDHLGRCLLSRLIYATGISLNTAFIVMALTIAVSLVIGTYSGYVGGKVDNLLMRLCDVLLAFPNLILALAIVGMLGPSLVNVMLAMIAVHWVWYARMIRGMVLSLKESNFVLAAKVCGTGGPQIIMRHILPNIISQIIVLASLDMGWIILSISGLSFLGLGIQPPTPEWGAMLNDGRQFLRSNPSLMVYPGMVILIVVLAFNLLGDALRDVLDPKDFKQGGIL from the coding sequence ATGTTCATGCAAATCCACCTGCAAAAGCTGTTTCAGCATAAGCCGGCTATCCTAAGTATAATAATAATTGTCTTTTTGTTTTTTACGGGCATATTGGCGCCGCTTATAGCGCCCCACGATCCCAATCTGGTAAATTTAGAACAAAAATTAGAAGCGCCCAGCAGAGAGTTTCCCATGGGTACCGACCACCTGGGCAGGTGTTTGCTTTCCAGGCTAATCTATGCTACCGGAATATCTTTAAATACTGCGTTTATTGTCATGGCTCTGACTATTGCCGTGAGTCTGGTGATTGGCACTTATTCCGGTTATGTGGGTGGAAAGGTGGATAATCTGTTGATGCGCCTGTGTGATGTTCTGCTGGCCTTTCCCAATCTCATACTGGCACTGGCCATTGTCGGTATGTTGGGACCCAGTCTGGTTAACGTCATGCTTGCTATGATAGCAGTTCATTGGGTATGGTATGCCAGGATGATCAGAGGGATGGTATTAAGTCTTAAAGAAAGCAACTTTGTCTTAGCGGCCAAAGTGTGCGGTACAGGTGGACCCCAAATCATCATGAGACATATTTTACCCAACATTATATCTCAAATAATTGTCCTGGCCAGCTTGGATATGGGCTGGATAATTCTCAGTATTTCAGGCTTATCCTTTTTAGGCCTGGGAATACAACCTCCCACACCTGAATGGGGAGCTATGTTAAATGACGGCAGACAATTTTTGAGGAGCAATCCTTCCCTGATGGTTTACCCGGGGATGGTGATATTGATTGTAGTATTGGCCTTTAATTTATTAGGCGACGCTTTGAGAGACGTCCTTGACCCCAAGGATTTTAAACAGGGGGGTATATTATGA
- the nikB gene encoding nickel ABC transporter permease subunit NikB, whose amino-acid sequence MKKYIFRRLLNIIPVLLGISVITFGLIHMVPCDPAEVYLRLSQIPPTDEAVALVRSELGLDRPLYIQYFDWLWKVFHLDFGKSFVTRQPVLPSVLYYIPATIQLTACSLLLMFLISIPLGIWAALYKDSLLDQFSRILAFIGASMPSFWLGFLLLYVFSLKLDLLPVTGRGTFLHLILPSLTLALGYAATYTRLLRTSMLENLNKDFVLYARVRGIKEKLIIGKHVFKNALLPMITAFGMSLGHLLAGSVIVENIFAWPGVGRYCVFSIFSRDYPVIQCYVCLMAVIFVVCNLLVDIAYVYLDPRIKIGR is encoded by the coding sequence GTGAAAAAGTATATTTTCAGACGATTACTCAACATAATACCGGTGCTGCTGGGTATATCTGTAATAACCTTCGGCTTAATTCATATGGTACCCTGTGATCCGGCAGAAGTCTACCTGAGGCTGTCACAAATTCCTCCCACAGATGAAGCTGTTGCTCTGGTAAGATCCGAATTAGGACTGGACAGACCATTATATATTCAGTATTTTGACTGGCTGTGGAAAGTGTTTCATCTTGATTTCGGCAAATCCTTCGTGACAAGACAACCTGTTTTGCCGTCCGTATTATATTACATTCCAGCTACAATACAACTAACCGCTTGTTCTTTACTCCTCATGTTCTTAATAAGTATACCCCTCGGCATTTGGGCTGCTTTATACAAGGACAGCTTGCTTGACCAGTTTAGCAGGATATTGGCATTTATAGGCGCATCTATGCCAAGCTTCTGGCTGGGATTCCTGCTGCTGTATGTTTTTTCTTTAAAGCTTGATTTGCTGCCGGTTACAGGAAGAGGAACTTTCTTGCATCTTATTTTACCATCCTTAACTCTGGCACTGGGATATGCGGCTACATATACCAGGCTCTTGAGGACAAGTATGTTGGAGAACTTAAATAAAGATTTTGTATTGTACGCCAGAGTCAGAGGAATTAAAGAGAAGCTCATTATCGGTAAGCATGTTTTTAAAAATGCACTGCTGCCAATGATAACTGCTTTCGGAATGAGTCTGGGGCATTTACTGGCAGGCTCTGTCATAGTGGAAAATATTTTTGCCTGGCCGGGTGTTGGCAGGTACTGTGTTTTTTCCATATTCAGCAGGGATTACCCGGTTATTCAGTGCTATGTTTGTTTAATGGCTGTAATATTTGTTGTCTGCAATCTCCTGGTTGATATTGCCTACGTATATTTAGATCCGCGCATCAAAATAGGAAGGTAA
- the nikA gene encoding nickel ABC transporter substrate-binding protein, translating into MKKLIYLALLLIIVYSVSLTGCGNSTEKTTGVKTKAKELTFSWNKDIGDLNPHNYSAQMFAQGLVYEPLVTYAEGGKIEPCLAEKWDTSPDGREITFTLRKGVNFSDGTEFNAAAAKQNFDAVLANAQRHEWLELINQIEKTEVSGDYTLKVYFKNAYYPALQEFALIRPIRFLAPTGFPENGQTSEAIKKPIGTGPWVLSEYKKDEYAVFTRNENYWGTKPKLEKVIVKIIPDGETRVIAFEKGELDLIFGSGVISLDSFKQLKESGKYETKNSGPLSTRVIAMNSNKGATKDLPVRQAIQHGINKQAVINGIFYGTEEKADTLFSSNLPYCDLKLKPYDYNLEKAASLLDNAGWKQADGKEFREKNGQALELELCFDSTDNIQKSAAEAMQGDLKKLGINLKLIAEESQAYNQRQKDGNFNLIFSETWGVPYDPHSLCSSMRKPSHADYQAQSGLSMKPEIDKKIEEVLLSTDEKTRQELYTYILKTLHEQAVYLPISYRTNMAVYHKNLSGFKFLSTQYDVPLTDIDIK; encoded by the coding sequence ATGAAAAAATTAATATATTTAGCGTTATTACTAATAATAGTATATTCTGTATCCCTCACCGGTTGCGGCAACAGTACAGAAAAAACTACTGGTGTAAAAACAAAAGCTAAGGAACTCACTTTTTCCTGGAATAAAGATATCGGGGATTTGAACCCGCATAATTATTCAGCTCAGATGTTTGCTCAGGGTCTGGTCTACGAACCGCTGGTAACCTACGCTGAAGGCGGTAAAATTGAGCCTTGTCTGGCGGAAAAGTGGGATACATCTCCCGACGGCAGGGAAATAACTTTTACCCTGCGTAAAGGTGTAAATTTCTCCGATGGCACTGAGTTTAACGCTGCGGCGGCAAAACAAAACTTTGATGCAGTACTGGCTAATGCCCAAAGGCATGAATGGTTGGAATTAATTAATCAAATCGAAAAAACTGAGGTATCCGGTGACTATACCTTAAAAGTTTATTTTAAAAATGCCTATTACCCGGCGCTGCAGGAATTTGCTCTGATTAGGCCGATAAGATTCCTAGCTCCCACGGGCTTTCCTGAGAATGGACAAACCAGCGAAGCCATTAAAAAACCCATTGGTACAGGCCCGTGGGTGTTGAGTGAGTACAAAAAAGATGAATATGCTGTATTCACAAGGAATGAAAATTATTGGGGGACCAAACCCAAGCTAGAAAAAGTTATTGTTAAAATTATTCCTGATGGTGAAACCAGAGTAATTGCCTTTGAGAAGGGCGAACTGGATTTAATCTTTGGCAGCGGTGTTATAAGTCTGGATTCCTTTAAACAGCTCAAAGAATCCGGCAAATATGAGACTAAAAACTCCGGTCCTCTTTCAACGAGAGTTATAGCTATGAATTCCAACAAAGGAGCCACCAAGGATTTGCCGGTTCGCCAGGCTATTCAGCATGGCATTAATAAACAGGCTGTAATCAACGGAATATTTTACGGCACGGAAGAAAAAGCTGATACACTTTTTTCATCAAATCTGCCTTATTGCGATTTAAAATTAAAACCCTATGATTATAATCTTGAAAAGGCTGCCTCACTATTGGATAATGCCGGTTGGAAACAGGCAGACGGAAAAGAATTCAGAGAAAAAAACGGGCAAGCATTGGAACTGGAATTATGTTTTGACAGCACTGATAATATCCAAAAGTCTGCTGCAGAGGCTATGCAAGGTGATCTGAAAAAGCTCGGCATCAATCTAAAACTAATTGCCGAAGAAAGTCAAGCCTATAACCAAAGGCAAAAAGACGGCAACTTTAACCTTATTTTCAGCGAGACCTGGGGCGTTCCCTACGATCCACATTCATTGTGTTCTTCCATGAGAAAACCTTCCCATGCCGATTATCAGGCTCAGTCAGGTCTCTCCATGAAGCCTGAAATCGATAAAAAAATAGAAGAGGTTCTATTAAGCACTGATGAAAAGACGAGACAGGAGCTTTATACTTATATTCTGAAAACGTTACATGAGCAGGCTGTTTATCTTCCCATTTCTTACAGGACCAATATGGCTGTTTACCATAAGAATCTTAGCGGTTTTAAATTCTTATCAACTCAGTATGATGTACCATTAACTGATATTGACATCAAGTAA
- a CDS encoding class I SAM-dependent methyltransferase, with translation MQIQQRIENYWQGAASRYSNNIWKEMNSFKKDAWAALIDEHRSAGESLKVLDIGTGPGFFAMLLSGMGHTVTAIDCTENMLVEAGYNVQKVGFHVQFYKMDSHVLDFPEGTFDLIVCRNLTWTLRDPVQAYREWHRVLKPGGKLMVFDANWHLRLFDPEMDRLYREDKERARQMGIPDSHDQSNMEESDKIARQLYLSSRRRPDWDESALLEAGFCKLIIDEDISGKVWDAHDRVLYRSTPMFMLVAEK, from the coding sequence ATGCAGATTCAGCAGCGTATTGAAAACTACTGGCAGGGGGCTGCTTCTCGTTACAGCAACAACATTTGGAAGGAAATGAATAGCTTTAAAAAAGACGCCTGGGCAGCTTTGATTGATGAACATCGATCAGCGGGTGAGTCTCTAAAAGTCTTGGATATCGGTACCGGACCAGGCTTTTTTGCCATGCTACTGTCCGGTATGGGCCATACTGTAACCGCCATCGACTGTACCGAAAATATGCTGGTAGAAGCAGGATACAATGTCCAAAAGGTTGGTTTTCATGTGCAATTTTATAAAATGGATTCTCATGTACTGGATTTTCCCGAGGGTACTTTTGATTTAATTGTATGCAGGAATCTGACCTGGACCTTGAGGGATCCGGTTCAAGCTTATCGTGAGTGGCACCGGGTGTTAAAGCCTGGTGGGAAGCTTATGGTATTTGATGCCAATTGGCATTTGAGACTGTTTGATCCGGAAATGGACAGACTTTACCGGGAGGATAAGGAAAGAGCCAGGCAAATGGGTATACCGGATAGCCATGATCAGAGCAACATGGAGGAAAGTGATAAAATAGCCCGTCAACTCTATCTCAGCAGCCGCCGGCGCCCCGATTGGGACGAGTCAGCATTGCTGGAAGCAGGCTTTTGCAAACTTATTATTGACGAGGATATCAGCGGCAAAGTATGGGATGCGCACGACAGGGTGCTGTACAGGTCAACACCTATGTTCATGCTTGTGGCCGAAAAGTAA
- a CDS encoding ABC transporter ATP-binding protein, protein MNFYLRIFSLLKGSYLHIACKIAMGVLITATYVGQAFAIAAGLKGVFYKKSLEDLGFVLLCIGLLVLLRALLHWLDEIYAKRIAFWVKSRLRERLFQHVMNLGPGYQENCRSGSIQALLTDGVESLEPLLTGYIPQLLVAFFGSGLISLYIFSLDRVVGIIALTGIIITVLFPQLMSKYVGKIILEYWQSHARLNSQYIDAMQGMAALKMFNAGKKKGQELSEEAWGHYRHSMQGLGISLLDSAVVKWAAAAGSTLAAGVGALRVSNGELPLADLFIILFLSVECFRPLNELVMYWHRSFLGIAAVRGIFAIFDTNISIQDQEDFNGDNNVCPYPEIDFKNVTFSYAAGKRPAVKNVSLRVNPGETVAIVGKSGSGKSTMVNLLLRFFEQQEGSILLNGRDIKDYPLSFLRSQIAVVFQDTYLFYGTVEDNLKIAKPGATREELEQAAKLANAHDFIMNLKDGYRTHIGERGVRLSGGQKQRLSIARAVLKNAPLLILDEATSNVDGASEKMIQEALDKLVRNRTTIIIAHRLSTIKGADRIIVLDDHRVKETGTHSELLGFGGIYAQLVRLQQG, encoded by the coding sequence ATGAATTTCTATTTGAGAATTTTTTCTCTGCTCAAGGGCTCCTATCTTCACATTGCCTGCAAAATTGCCATGGGGGTGCTTATTACCGCTACCTATGTGGGGCAGGCGTTTGCCATAGCCGCCGGTCTAAAAGGCGTGTTTTATAAAAAAAGCCTGGAGGACCTGGGATTTGTTCTTTTATGTATCGGTTTGTTGGTGCTTTTGCGGGCGTTGCTTCACTGGTTGGACGAGATTTATGCCAAAAGGATAGCCTTTTGGGTGAAAAGCAGACTCAGGGAGCGGTTGTTCCAGCACGTTATGAACCTGGGACCAGGTTATCAGGAAAACTGCCGCAGCGGCAGCATTCAGGCGTTGCTCACAGACGGGGTGGAGTCTCTGGAACCGTTGCTGACTGGCTATATCCCCCAACTTTTGGTGGCTTTTTTCGGTTCCGGTCTTATATCGTTATATATTTTCAGTCTGGATCGAGTGGTAGGAATTATCGCGTTAACCGGCATTATCATAACGGTGTTATTTCCCCAGTTGATGAGCAAATATGTCGGGAAAATCATATTGGAATACTGGCAGTCGCACGCCCGGCTGAATTCCCAATATATTGATGCCATGCAGGGTATGGCTGCCTTGAAGATGTTTAATGCAGGGAAGAAAAAGGGCCAGGAACTGAGCGAGGAGGCCTGGGGACACTATCGTCATTCCATGCAGGGCCTTGGTATTTCTTTGCTGGATTCAGCTGTGGTCAAATGGGCCGCCGCCGCCGGTTCAACGCTGGCTGCCGGTGTTGGGGCACTGAGGGTGAGTAATGGCGAGCTGCCTCTGGCTGATCTATTCATCATACTTTTTCTGTCAGTTGAGTGTTTCAGACCTTTAAATGAATTAGTCATGTACTGGCACAGGAGTTTTCTGGGTATTGCTGCGGTCAGGGGTATATTTGCTATTTTTGATACCAATATAAGCATTCAGGATCAAGAGGATTTTAACGGGGATAATAATGTTTGCCCTTACCCGGAGATAGACTTCAAAAATGTCACCTTTTCATATGCAGCAGGGAAAAGGCCGGCGGTGAAAAATGTGTCACTGCGGGTTAATCCAGGTGAAACAGTTGCCATAGTGGGTAAATCCGGTTCCGGCAAGTCTACCATGGTGAACCTGCTATTGCGATTTTTTGAGCAGCAGGAAGGCAGTATACTGCTTAATGGTCGGGATATCAAGGATTACCCATTGTCTTTTTTGCGCAGTCAGATAGCCGTGGTTTTTCAGGATACCTATCTTTTTTACGGTACTGTTGAGGATAACTTAAAAATAGCTAAACCAGGCGCAACCAGGGAGGAATTGGAGCAAGCGGCTAAGCTGGCAAATGCCCATGATTTCATAATGAATCTAAAAGATGGTTACCGAACACATATAGGGGAGCGAGGGGTTCGTTTGTCCGGGGGGCAGAAGCAAAGATTGTCAATTGCCAGGGCTGTATTAAAAAATGCCCCACTCTTGATCCTGGATGAGGCAACTTCTAATGTAGACGGGGCAAGTGAAAAAATGATTCAGGAAGCTTTAGACAAACTGGTTCGTAACAGAACTACAATTATTATTGCTCACAGGTTGTCCACTATTAAGGGAGCTGACCGCATCATTGTATTGGATGACCATAGGGTGAAAGAGACCGGTACCCACAGTGAACTGCTTGGTTTCGGGGGAATTTATGCGCAACTGGTTAGGTTGCAGCAAGGCTGA